In Archangium violaceum, the following are encoded in one genomic region:
- a CDS encoding bifunctional metallophosphatase/5'-nucleotidase, which translates to MLPSFLASARRAALLSTLGTCALLQLTACGDTEQPPVDTSPRTLRLLQTSDLHTNLFPWDYFTGKADTRRGLTKVATLIKQARAENPNCNLLLDTGDTIQGTPLGTYYALVDNTPKHPMAVAMNELRYDAMAVGNHEFNYGLVLLNKFKSEVGFPLLGANVRRSDGSEALSPYLLKEVCGVKVGVLGLVTPGVTTWERPENIPGLRFDDPLETARVYVPKLRQAGADVVVVAIHSGPDKQPTGSASNPDSWLADYSDSSKWADRGNLPGENEAVQIAQQVEGIDVLLTGHTHQPIPKMLLKNTQGQDVLLIQPNRWGSHLGQVDLSLVYEGGHWKVDGKDSKLLAVDDSVTVEPAVAQLVQSYHDRTLQYVSAPLGTTRAPFPGGNPARYGDSALSDLINAVQEQAAEENGFPVDLSLAALFTDDGMLPAGNITLRDAYSIYIYDNTLYVMEVNGSILRRALEFNAQYFARWNPEAPPSASTPAAAKVGNVADFNWDLYSRIEYGYDLTKPAGQRLTHLRFKGADVRDDQVFRIAINNYRASGGGGYSMFKEGTVLWTSADGVRDYVARYIQSHPDLDPNDVNTCNFTLTPDLYAYFFEATLGPTKCSVR; encoded by the coding sequence ATGCTTCCGAGCTTCCTGGCGAGCGCCCGTCGCGCGGCCCTCCTCTCCACCCTGGGCACCTGTGCGCTGCTCCAGCTCACCGCCTGCGGTGACACCGAGCAGCCCCCAGTGGACACCTCGCCGCGCACGCTGCGGCTGCTGCAGACGAGCGATCTGCACACCAACCTCTTCCCCTGGGACTACTTCACGGGAAAGGCGGACACCAGGCGCGGCCTCACCAAGGTGGCCACGCTCATCAAGCAGGCGCGCGCGGAGAATCCGAACTGCAACCTGCTCCTCGACACCGGTGACACCATCCAGGGCACGCCGCTGGGCACCTACTACGCCCTGGTGGACAACACCCCCAAGCACCCCATGGCCGTGGCGATGAACGAGCTGCGCTACGACGCCATGGCGGTCGGCAACCACGAGTTCAACTACGGCCTCGTCCTGCTCAACAAGTTCAAGAGCGAGGTGGGCTTCCCCCTGCTCGGCGCCAACGTGCGCCGGAGCGACGGGAGCGAGGCCCTGTCGCCCTACCTCCTCAAGGAGGTGTGCGGGGTGAAGGTGGGCGTGCTCGGACTGGTGACGCCGGGCGTGACGACGTGGGAGCGCCCGGAGAACATCCCCGGCCTGCGCTTCGATGATCCGCTGGAGACGGCGCGGGTGTACGTCCCGAAGCTGCGGCAGGCGGGCGCGGACGTGGTGGTGGTCGCCATCCACTCCGGCCCGGACAAGCAGCCCACCGGCAGCGCGAGCAATCCCGACTCCTGGCTCGCCGACTACTCGGACTCCAGCAAGTGGGCGGACCGCGGCAACCTGCCCGGGGAGAACGAGGCGGTGCAGATCGCCCAGCAGGTCGAGGGCATCGACGTGCTCCTCACCGGCCACACCCACCAGCCCATCCCGAAGATGCTGCTGAAGAACACCCAGGGCCAGGACGTGCTGCTCATCCAGCCCAACCGCTGGGGCAGCCACCTGGGCCAGGTGGACCTCTCCCTCGTCTACGAGGGCGGCCATTGGAAGGTGGACGGCAAGGACTCCAAGCTGCTCGCGGTGGACGACTCCGTGACCGTGGAGCCGGCGGTGGCGCAGCTCGTCCAGAGCTACCACGACCGGACGTTGCAGTACGTGAGCGCCCCGCTCGGCACCACCCGTGCGCCCTTCCCCGGCGGCAACCCCGCCCGTTACGGGGACAGCGCGCTGTCCGACCTCATCAACGCCGTGCAGGAGCAGGCCGCCGAGGAGAACGGCTTCCCGGTGGACCTCTCGCTCGCCGCCCTCTTCACCGATGACGGCATGCTGCCCGCGGGCAACATCACCCTGCGCGATGCCTACAGCATCTACATCTACGACAACACGCTGTATGTGATGGAGGTCAACGGCTCCATCCTGCGCCGCGCGCTGGAGTTCAACGCCCAGTACTTCGCTCGCTGGAATCCCGAAGCGCCCCCCTCCGCCTCCACGCCCGCGGCGGCCAAGGTGGGCAACGTGGCGGACTTCAACTGGGACCTCTACTCGCGGATCGAGTACGGGTACGACCTCACGAAGCCCGCGGGCCAGCGCCTCACCCACCTGCGGTTCAAGGGCGCCGACGTGCGCGATGACCAGGTCTTCCGCATCGCCATCAACAACTACCGCGCCAGCGGCGGTGGCGGCTACTCCATGTTCAAGGAGGGCACGGTGCTGTGGACCTCGGCGGACGGCGTGCGCGACTACGTCGCCCGCTACATCCAGAGCCACCCGGACCTGGATCCGAACGACGTGAACACGTGCAACTTCACGCTCACGCCGGACCTGTACGCGTACTTCTTCGAGGCCACGCTCGGCCCGACGAAGTGCTCGGTGCGGTGA